From one Butyricimonas faecihominis genomic stretch:
- a CDS encoding TldD/PmbA family protein codes for MKKLGLIIVSCIFSLLSMHTLYAQEQDKLLQLLKQELAADMQELQKQENPPYHMNFRVMDDRTVNISSSFGATMMSVEQHSRSMVPQIRVGDTILDNFKYNAMGAPADQRGNVRVAYLGLDDEKGADATRQAIWAEVMKRYDFAVEAYQRAKTQSQVSVADEDKAPSFSAAPVEKYYEAPLPAEKLTVDQAAWEKRLNEVSAVFKAYPLLQSGDVSLTFRVLRNYFVNTEGTEVVQNRTYARIMISASMKAEDGMELPLNMSYFAYDPKDLPSNDRMIADAKDMVKRLTVLRDAPVVDPYTGPAILSGPASGVFFHEIFGHRIEGHRLKGGGETFKKKVGELVLPADFQVYCDPTLRSYAGEELNGFYLYDDQGVKARRVDVVKDGILREFLMSRVPLDGFPHSNGHGRTAGGGDPVSRQSNLVVETTAPHTEAELRSMLIEEAKKQGKEYGYYFKEVTSGFTLTGEGGSLNSFNVTPLEVYRIYVDGRPDQLVRGVDLIGTPLSMFSNIVCGGDAPSVFTGECGAESGWVPVTASSPMILVNKIETQRRQKSRDLPPILPAPQNK; via the coding sequence ATGAAAAAATTAGGATTGATTATTGTTAGTTGTATCTTCTCGCTGTTATCGATGCATACGTTGTACGCGCAGGAACAGGATAAGTTGTTGCAACTATTGAAACAAGAGTTGGCAGCTGATATGCAAGAGCTGCAGAAACAGGAGAATCCTCCCTATCACATGAACTTTAGGGTGATGGATGATCGGACGGTGAATATTTCGAGTTCTTTCGGGGCCACGATGATGTCCGTGGAACAACATTCTCGTTCAATGGTTCCGCAGATTCGGGTGGGGGATACTATTTTGGATAATTTTAAATATAACGCGATGGGGGCCCCGGCAGACCAACGTGGTAATGTACGGGTGGCTTATTTGGGATTGGATGATGAAAAAGGTGCTGATGCAACTCGTCAGGCAATCTGGGCTGAAGTGATGAAACGTTATGATTTTGCAGTGGAGGCTTATCAGAGAGCGAAAACTCAAAGTCAGGTGAGTGTTGCTGATGAGGATAAAGCTCCTTCATTTTCTGCGGCTCCGGTGGAGAAATATTACGAGGCTCCTCTTCCTGCTGAGAAGTTGACGGTTGACCAAGCTGCTTGGGAAAAACGTTTGAATGAAGTTTCTGCGGTGTTTAAAGCATATCCGTTATTACAGTCGGGTGATGTTAGTTTAACGTTCCGGGTGCTTCGGAATTATTTTGTAAATACGGAAGGAACTGAAGTTGTGCAGAATAGAACATATGCACGAATCATGATTAGTGCTTCCATGAAGGCAGAAGACGGTATGGAGTTACCGTTGAATATGTCATACTTTGCATACGATCCGAAGGACCTTCCGTCTAATGACCGGATGATTGCTGACGCTAAGGATATGGTAAAAAGATTGACCGTGTTGCGTGATGCTCCGGTTGTTGATCCTTACACGGGACCCGCTATTTTGTCCGGTCCGGCTAGTGGGGTGTTCTTCCACGAGATTTTCGGTCATCGTATTGAAGGTCACCGTTTGAAAGGTGGTGGTGAAACTTTTAAGAAGAAAGTAGGCGAGTTGGTTTTGCCTGCAGACTTTCAAGTGTATTGCGATCCGACTTTGCGTAGTTATGCCGGGGAAGAGTTGAATGGTTTTTATTTGTATGATGATCAGGGAGTGAAAGCTCGCCGGGTTGATGTCGTGAAAGACGGTATTTTGAGAGAGTTCTTGATGAGCCGCGTGCCGCTGGATGGATTCCCGCATAGTAATGGGCATGGACGTACTGCCGGAGGTGGTGATCCTGTATCCCGTCAATCTAATTTGGTGGTGGAGACAACAGCACCTCACACGGAGGCTGAATTGCGTTCCATGTTGATTGAAGAGGCTAAAAAACAAGGAAAAGAATACGGGTACTATTTTAAAGAAGTAACCAGTGGTTTCACGTTGACCGGGGAAGGTGGTAGTTTGAATTCATTTAACGTGACTCCCTTGGAAGTGTACCGAATCTATGTAGACGGACGTCCGGACCAGTTGGTTCGTGGGGTGGATTTGATTGGAACCCCGTTATCCATGTTCTCTAATATTGTATGTGGAGGTGATGCTCCCAGCGTGTTCACGGGAGAGTGTGGTGCGGAATCCGGTTGGGTGCCTGTAACGGCTAGTTCCCCAATGATTCTGGTAAATAAGATCGAGACTCAACGTAGACAGAAGTCAAGAGATTTACCCCCGATCTTACCGGCTCCGCAGAACAAATGA
- a CDS encoding Gldg family protein produces the protein MKLNSNIRQTFRVAKIELSSMFYSPVAWLVLIIFALLIGYDYANVFDSQLRAQSLGSGLWNVSSAIYNSWMTGILKPILRNLYLYIPLITMGLMSREYQSGSIKLLYSSPVKNSSIIFGKYLAMMCYGAALMSIIGLNVLFSWLTVENFQISMLLVGMLGIYLLILAYSAIGLFMSTLTAYQVVAAVGTLAVLAVLNFIGDVGQGIDFVRDITFWLSIYGRSISFIEGLLPSADVMYFLIVIGLFLSLSVLKLNTEKKIMSLRTKILKYSTIIVTALLLGYLTSLPEAKLYYDGTYTKSNTLSPESQEVMEKLTQPLTITTYVNILAPDYFAGLPFNRNWDFERFERYVRFKPDIKMKYVYYYHHASNPDLDAQYPNMTDEERAKALCKISDLNFKMFKSPEEIDKVVDLSGEGYQFVRIAEQKDGKKAFLRLFNDNQRHPRETEITAMLKRFVAKAPMVAFSTGYGSRSINNYGGRGFYLFAKDLWFRYSLLNQGFDTREIDLDHEKVSDDISVLVISDLREPLSEKALANVKDFMARGGDMVILGEYGRSENMNELTASLGVRFSDGVLACPNELGSPVVLRTTYTEEAVEKHSTFARMRDFGYGVSVPSSLALDYSDVKDFEVYPVLETGDKAWVEYETKDLVDGDFICNAEAGEKEGVYATLIYLRRKVGDKEQRIVISGDSDFITNEEFGLSRPGMEVNNIEIISGSFRWLSDDVFPIDTERIAAIDNHIDLSPGWRFWIKLFFMVLFPLSLAISGISIIYRRQRK, from the coding sequence ATGAAATTAAATAGTAATATAAGACAGACGTTTAGAGTGGCTAAAATAGAACTGAGTTCTATGTTCTATTCTCCTGTAGCTTGGTTGGTGTTGATTATTTTTGCCTTGTTGATAGGGTATGATTATGCAAATGTTTTTGATAGTCAGTTGAGAGCTCAATCTCTGGGTAGCGGATTATGGAATGTGTCGTCTGCGATTTATAATAGTTGGATGACGGGTATTTTAAAACCGATTTTACGTAACCTTTATTTATATATCCCGTTGATCACAATGGGGTTGATGAGCCGTGAGTACCAATCGGGTTCGATCAAGTTGTTATATTCCTCTCCGGTGAAGAACTCTTCAATTATATTTGGAAAGTATTTAGCCATGATGTGTTATGGTGCAGCTTTGATGAGTATTATCGGGTTGAACGTGCTTTTCTCTTGGTTGACAGTTGAAAATTTCCAGATTTCCATGCTTTTGGTCGGAATGTTGGGAATCTATCTTTTGATTTTGGCTTATTCAGCGATCGGGTTGTTTATGTCGACACTTACGGCCTATCAAGTGGTAGCGGCAGTGGGTACGCTGGCGGTTTTAGCTGTATTGAATTTTATCGGAGATGTTGGTCAAGGAATTGATTTCGTCCGAGATATTACTTTTTGGTTGTCAATTTATGGACGTTCGATTTCTTTTATTGAGGGATTACTGCCTAGTGCGGATGTGATGTATTTTTTGATTGTAATCGGATTGTTTCTTTCGCTCTCTGTACTGAAATTAAACACGGAGAAGAAGATCATGTCTTTGCGTACGAAAATTCTAAAATACAGTACGATTATCGTAACGGCGTTGTTGTTGGGTTATTTGACTTCTTTGCCAGAGGCAAAGTTGTATTATGACGGGACTTACACGAAGAGTAACACGTTGTCTCCGGAGAGCCAAGAGGTGATGGAGAAATTAACTCAACCACTCACCATTACAACATATGTGAATATTTTAGCTCCAGATTATTTCGCTGGATTACCTTTTAACCGGAATTGGGATTTTGAACGTTTTGAACGTTATGTGCGTTTCAAACCGGATATCAAGATGAAATATGTATATTATTACCATCATGCAAGTAATCCAGATCTTGATGCACAATATCCGAATATGACTGATGAAGAGCGTGCTAAGGCTCTTTGTAAGATTAGTGATTTGAATTTTAAAATGTTTAAATCTCCGGAGGAGATTGATAAGGTTGTTGATTTAAGTGGCGAAGGCTATCAGTTTGTTCGTATTGCAGAACAAAAAGATGGTAAAAAAGCGTTTTTGCGGTTGTTTAATGATAACCAGCGTCATCCGCGAGAGACTGAAATTACGGCTATGTTGAAACGTTTCGTGGCTAAAGCTCCGATGGTAGCCTTTTCTACGGGATACGGTTCACGGAGTATTAATAATTATGGAGGACGTGGTTTCTATTTATTTGCGAAAGATTTATGGTTCCGTTATTCATTGTTAAATCAAGGTTTTGACACGCGAGAGATTGATTTGGATCACGAGAAGGTTTCAGATGATATTTCAGTGCTTGTTATTTCAGATTTGCGAGAACCTTTATCGGAAAAAGCACTGGCTAACGTGAAGGACTTTATGGCAAGAGGAGGGGATATGGTGATTTTAGGGGAGTATGGAAGAAGTGAAAACATGAATGAATTGACGGCTTCTTTAGGAGTTCGTTTCTCGGATGGAGTATTGGCTTGTCCGAACGAGTTAGGTTCTCCTGTTGTTTTGAGAACGACTTACACGGAGGAGGCTGTTGAGAAACATTCAACATTTGCCCGTATGCGTGATTTTGGATATGGTGTATCGGTGCCTTCATCTTTGGCATTGGATTATTCGGATGTGAAGGATTTTGAGGTTTATCCCGTGTTGGAAACGGGTGATAAGGCTTGGGTCGAATATGAAACGAAAGATCTTGTAGATGGTGATTTCATTTGCAATGCTGAAGCCGGAGAGAAGGAAGGTGTTTATGCAACATTGATATATTTGAGACGTAAAGTTGGTGATAAGGAACAACGTATCGTGATTTCTGGTGATAGTGATTTTATCACGAATGAAGAATTTGGATTGTCACGTCCAGGGATGGAGGTGAATAATATTGAGATTATTTCTGGTTCATTCCGTTGGCTTTCAGATGATGTATTCCCGATAGATACGGAACGCATTGCGGCAATAGATAATCATATTGATCTGTCTCCCGGCTGGAGATTTTGGATTAAATTATTTTTTATGGTACTCTTCCCTCTTTCTCTCGCTATTTCGGGTATTTCTATTATATATAGGAGACAACGTAAGTAG
- a CDS encoding Gldg family protein, producing the protein MRTIIRITKSELRVLFFSPIAWLILIVFSFQVGMAYSDTLALQLKNQELGYRMFAVTSSLFSGYTGILSNLLENLYLYIPLFTMGLMSRELSSGSIKLLYSSPVSNLQIILGKFLAVVVYALLLCVILMGPVISTCISVQAPDVPLMLTGVLGVFLTVLAYGAIGLFMSTITKYQVVAVVGTLAILAILNFIGGVGQEYDFVRDITYWLAISGRSKVFIDGMISSKDTLYFVLVIFMFLGLSVIKLQGERLRLAKWKTSLKYSFVLLIALALGYISSLPKFSIYYDSTATKMNTLTEESQQILEQLKGDLTITTYVNYLDETYDRGAPRNRIDDIAQFEQYLRFKPEIKLEYVYYYAKGYMPYAKAAYDTMTLEQIVEDKCRYSGYNPKRFLPLDEVLKKDDISGENGRFARVITAANGKKAILRIYQDNSVYPYEAQISTALKTLLQEAPVVGFVTGHKERSGMDLGEKGYGAFASNKTFRYSLINSGFGIREISLGQPVPEDIDIVVLADMRSDLTEEESRNFDTYLARGGNLFILGEPKRQKFMNPVVEKLGLRFADGIIVSPSEIHLDDIVAADIKEGAATVSENYIKYFRRGYSIITPSACAIEILDTTKGFKITEVLASASKGSWIEKETTDFINEKSVLNPDAGEVERSNSIMLYLTRLVKNKEQRIFVIGDADCISTLELSQNRAGFRSSNFTLITETFRNMSYEEFPVDANRVNPPDDQVVVSQDGVSTIKIVIMWIVPLLLVVGCVILLFRRKRR; encoded by the coding sequence ATGAGAACGATTATACGGATTACAAAATCAGAGCTTCGAGTTCTATTTTTCTCTCCTATTGCATGGCTTATCTTGATAGTTTTTAGTTTTCAGGTAGGTATGGCTTACAGTGATACTCTCGCTTTACAACTTAAAAATCAAGAATTGGGTTATCGGATGTTTGCGGTGACTTCCTCTTTGTTTAGTGGATACACGGGAATTCTTTCCAATTTGTTGGAGAATTTATATCTCTATATTCCGTTGTTCACGATGGGGCTGATGAGTCGTGAATTGAGCAGTGGATCTATAAAATTATTGTATTCGTCACCGGTGTCGAATTTGCAGATTATTTTGGGTAAATTCTTAGCCGTCGTAGTTTATGCTTTGCTGTTGTGTGTGATTTTGATGGGGCCGGTTATCAGTACGTGTATTTCTGTGCAGGCTCCGGATGTCCCGTTGATGTTAACCGGAGTGTTGGGTGTTTTCTTGACGGTTTTGGCATATGGAGCTATCGGGTTGTTTATGTCGACAATCACGAAATATCAAGTTGTTGCTGTAGTGGGGACACTTGCTATTCTTGCCATATTGAATTTCATTGGTGGTGTCGGACAAGAATATGATTTTGTACGGGATATCACCTACTGGTTGGCTATATCTGGTCGCTCGAAAGTGTTTATTGACGGGATGATCAGTTCCAAGGATACGTTGTATTTCGTTTTGGTGATTTTCATGTTCTTAGGACTTTCTGTAATTAAGTTACAAGGAGAAAGATTGCGATTAGCCAAGTGGAAAACTTCGTTGAAATACAGTTTCGTGTTGTTGATAGCGTTGGCCTTAGGATACATCTCGTCTTTACCGAAGTTCAGTATTTATTATGATTCAACGGCAACTAAGATGAACACGTTAACCGAGGAAAGCCAGCAGATTCTTGAACAATTGAAAGGAGACTTGACGATTACCACTTACGTGAACTATTTGGATGAGACCTATGATCGAGGTGCTCCAAGAAATAGAATTGATGATATAGCTCAATTTGAGCAATATTTGCGATTCAAACCAGAAATAAAACTTGAATATGTTTATTATTACGCTAAAGGGTATATGCCCTATGCGAAGGCTGCTTATGATACGATGACCTTAGAACAGATCGTGGAGGATAAATGTCGGTATTCTGGATACAATCCTAAACGTTTTCTACCTTTGGATGAGGTATTAAAGAAAGATGATATTTCTGGAGAAAATGGTCGGTTTGCCCGGGTGATTACTGCTGCGAATGGGAAAAAGGCAATTTTGCGTATTTATCAAGATAATAGTGTTTATCCTTATGAAGCACAGATCTCTACAGCGTTGAAGACTTTACTTCAGGAAGCTCCCGTGGTTGGTTTTGTTACCGGGCATAAAGAGAGAAGTGGCATGGATTTGGGCGAAAAAGGGTACGGGGCTTTTGCGTCGAATAAGACATTCCGTTATTCATTAATAAATAGTGGATTCGGGATACGTGAAATATCATTAGGGCAACCAGTGCCAGAAGATATTGATATTGTGGTACTAGCAGATATGAGAAGTGATCTAACGGAGGAGGAATCTCGTAATTTTGATACTTATTTGGCACGAGGAGGAAATTTATTTATATTAGGAGAACCTAAGCGTCAGAAATTTATGAATCCAGTTGTTGAAAAATTAGGATTACGTTTTGCGGATGGTATTATAGTGTCTCCTTCAGAGATTCATTTGGATGATATTGTTGCTGCGGATATAAAAGAAGGTGCTGCTACGGTTTCAGAAAACTATATCAAGTATTTTCGTAGAGGCTATTCTATCATAACTCCTTCTGCCTGTGCAATCGAGATTTTGGATACGACGAAAGGATTTAAAATAACAGAGGTCTTGGCTAGTGCAAGTAAAGGTTCTTGGATCGAGAAGGAAACGACTGATTTTATTAATGAAAAGTCTGTGTTAAACCCAGATGCTGGAGAGGTGGAACGTTCTAATTCAATCATGTTGTATCTAACTCGTTTAGTGAAGAATAAGGAGCAGCGTATTTTTGTGATTGGAGATGCTGATTGTATTAGTACGTTGGAGCTTTCGCAGAATAGGGCCGGTTTTAGAAGTTCGAATTTTACCTTGATAACGGAAACATTCCGTAATATGTCTTACGAAGAATTTCCTGTTGATGCTAATCGAGTAAATCCCCCTGATGATCAAGTTGTGGTTTCTCAAGATGGAGTCTCTACCATAAAAATAGTTATAATGTGGATTGTTCCACTATTACTTGTGGTTGGTTGTGTTATATTATTGTTTAGAAGAAAAAGAAGATAG
- a CDS encoding ABC transporter ATP-binding protein yields MGSSIVSVKNLSHRYSVQWAIKDISFDITKKGVMGLLGSNGAGKSTTMNIICGVLNQTEGEVFINGINLRENPVEAKKYIGFLPQQPPLYTDLTVEEYLQNAAFLRLMDKSEVNKAVDIALERCSIAHFRNRLIKNLSGGYQQRVGIAQAIVHNPSFVVLDEPTNGLDPNQIVDIRNLIREIAEEHSVLLSTHILSEVQAICNDIKMIDNGHLVFSGSMEDFDNYIAPDSFIIELNNSPGKEVLVRLAPNKGVEALSENRFRIFFNEDNTVTEKYVEASVMNDWNLKELVVERCSLDQIFAQLSGKVK; encoded by the coding sequence ATGGGAAGTTCGATTGTATCAGTAAAAAATCTGTCTCATCGCTATAGTGTGCAATGGGCGATAAAAGATATTAGTTTTGATATCACTAAGAAGGGGGTGATGGGCTTACTGGGATCTAATGGAGCCGGCAAGTCAACTACAATGAATATTATTTGTGGAGTTTTGAATCAGACAGAAGGGGAAGTTTTTATTAATGGCATTAATTTACGAGAAAATCCTGTAGAGGCTAAAAAGTATATTGGTTTTTTGCCTCAGCAGCCTCCTCTGTATACGGATTTGACAGTGGAGGAGTATTTGCAGAATGCAGCTTTTTTGCGTTTGATGGATAAGTCAGAAGTGAATAAGGCTGTTGATATCGCTTTGGAACGTTGTTCGATTGCGCATTTTCGTAATCGTTTGATCAAGAATCTTTCTGGAGGATATCAACAGCGGGTGGGGATTGCACAGGCCATTGTTCATAATCCAAGTTTTGTGGTGCTGGATGAGCCAACAAATGGACTGGATCCGAATCAAATTGTGGATATTCGTAACCTGATTCGAGAGATTGCGGAAGAACACTCCGTGTTATTGTCTACCCATATATTGTCTGAAGTGCAAGCGATATGTAATGATATAAAAATGATTGATAATGGTCATTTAGTGTTTTCTGGGTCTATGGAAGATTTTGATAATTATATCGCTCCTGATAGTTTTATTATTGAGTTGAATAATTCTCCGGGAAAGGAGGTGCTTGTCCGGTTGGCTCCAAACAAGGGAGTGGAGGCGTTGTCGGAAAACCGTTTTAGAATATTTTTTAACGAGGATAATACGGTTACGGAGAAATATGTTGAAGCGAGCGTAATGAATGATTGGAATTTGAAAGAGCTTGTGGTTGAAAGGTGTAGTTTGGATCAGATTTTTGCACAATTATCCGGAAAAGTAAAATAG
- a CDS encoding ABC transporter ATP-binding protein, whose product MLNKIVEVKHLSHKYSVDWAIRDINFAIKENGVFGLLGSNGAGKSTTMNIICNVLTQTEGDVFINGINLRERPIEAKKFIGFLPQKAPLHTEMTVDEYLYHCADIRLMPKKEIPEAMERAKAKCGITHFSKRQIRNLSGGYQQRVGIAQAIIHNPLFVILDEPTNGLDPNQIMEVRRLIQEIAKDRAVLISTHILPEVQAVCDYIMMIEHGQKVFEGTINAFNTYMSPSALLTIMHNAPSSEELMKIEGVERVERLTNTRIRLHFKGDDSIIRRVVEQAVSNQWHLREISLEKESLDKVFAKLSGKDA is encoded by the coding sequence ATGTTAAATAAAATAGTGGAGGTTAAACATCTATCTCATAAATATAGTGTAGATTGGGCTATTCGAGATATCAATTTTGCGATAAAGGAGAATGGCGTGTTTGGGTTATTGGGTTCTAATGGAGCGGGTAAATCCACAACAATGAATATTATCTGCAACGTGTTAACACAAACGGAGGGGGATGTTTTTATTAATGGTATAAATTTAAGGGAGCGTCCGATTGAGGCGAAGAAGTTTATCGGTTTTTTACCTCAAAAGGCTCCTCTTCACACGGAGATGACGGTAGACGAATATTTATATCATTGTGCGGATATCCGGTTGATGCCTAAAAAGGAGATTCCTGAGGCGATGGAGAGGGCTAAAGCAAAGTGTGGAATAACACATTTTAGCAAACGACAGATTCGAAATCTTTCCGGGGGATACCAACAACGTGTAGGGATTGCGCAGGCGATTATTCATAACCCTTTGTTTGTGATTCTTGATGAACCGACCAATGGGCTTGATCCGAATCAAATTATGGAGGTTAGACGTTTGATCCAAGAAATCGCAAAGGATCGGGCTGTTTTGATTTCAACTCATATATTACCCGAGGTGCAAGCCGTTTGTGACTATATTATGATGATTGAACATGGACAGAAAGTGTTTGAAGGTACGATTAATGCTTTCAACACGTATATGTCTCCTAGCGCTTTACTTACGATTATGCACAACGCTCCCTCTTCGGAAGAGTTGATGAAGATAGAGGGAGTCGAGCGGGTGGAGCGGTTGACGAATACCCGTATCCGTTTACATTTTAAGGGGGATGATTCGATTATTAGACGGGTGGTAGAACAGGCGGTTTCGAATCAATGGCATTTACGGGAGATTTCTTTGGAGAAGGAGTCCTTGGATAAGGTGTTTGCCAAATTGTCCGGAAAGGATGCGTGA
- a CDS encoding metallopeptidase TldD-related protein produces the protein MKYILSIILFFLLAGSLSAQNEQDQVIFKAMQDEMQRSKEQLMLPGMQKPYYLSYTLGRTHQFEVVGALGGVTNFYESPWSAVGGVQMFLGDYDHNNDINYVCASVQAGMPEQADYDVIRRNFWLGSDAMYKWSLQAGAMKDAYLKANPKTAEETAVKDQQKVDAVTRIEEPKNAYTIDRAKLENIVEELSAIFKDYKDIYDSSVAITGQEMEVYKSTTDGVVLKEPLRYASLVASAYVMTEDGVRIDDAYSVLVARPDDLPSLDELKKGVKAFADNLIKLKNAPAITEYYAGPVLLEDGACSSVFISNFLKRGALFAYRKPDTDRAQPMKTLDARLGMKIVDNRVSIKNYSSLDKYNGVSLLGAYNIDAEGIVPAKEMTLVENGIFKSMLNGCTPTLYAPQSTGSSRFLLSSSNGMFSTAPGTIHIEVEKGTKPEKMKSALIKAAKEEGLKYAYIVRSLAGKASRIYRVDLDGKETQVRFGDVSGLTLINLKRMLNISSKENVSNYILNGQLLSSLIYPSSILVENIEINKSDVKKDKEQVLTFPLQR, from the coding sequence ATGAAATATATATTATCGATTATATTGTTTTTCCTGTTGGCAGGATCATTATCCGCACAGAATGAGCAGGATCAGGTGATCTTTAAGGCTATGCAGGATGAGATGCAACGTAGTAAGGAGCAATTGATGTTGCCGGGTATGCAGAAACCATATTACTTGTCTTATACTTTGGGACGTACACATCAGTTTGAGGTTGTGGGTGCGTTAGGTGGTGTTACTAATTTTTACGAGTCTCCTTGGAGTGCCGTTGGTGGGGTGCAGATGTTTTTGGGAGATTACGATCATAATAATGATATTAATTATGTATGTGCTTCTGTTCAGGCCGGAATGCCGGAACAGGCTGATTATGATGTAATCCGGAGAAATTTCTGGTTAGGATCAGATGCCATGTATAAATGGTCATTGCAGGCAGGAGCGATGAAGGACGCTTATTTGAAGGCGAACCCGAAGACTGCCGAAGAAACTGCCGTGAAGGATCAACAGAAGGTGGATGCCGTTACCCGGATCGAGGAACCGAAAAATGCTTACACGATTGATAGAGCAAAATTAGAGAATATTGTAGAAGAATTATCTGCTATTTTCAAGGACTATAAGGATATTTATGATTCATCCGTGGCTATTACCGGACAGGAAATGGAAGTGTACAAGTCTACCACGGATGGGGTTGTGCTGAAAGAACCGTTACGTTATGCAAGCTTGGTTGCCTCTGCTTACGTGATGACAGAAGATGGCGTTCGGATTGATGATGCATATTCCGTGCTTGTTGCTCGTCCGGATGATTTGCCTTCTTTGGATGAATTAAAGAAAGGGGTTAAGGCTTTTGCCGATAACTTGATCAAGTTGAAGAATGCGCCAGCAATTACAGAATATTATGCAGGTCCGGTGTTGCTTGAGGATGGTGCTTGTTCATCTGTTTTTATAAGTAACTTCTTGAAACGAGGAGCTCTCTTCGCTTATCGTAAACCCGATACCGACCGGGCTCAACCGATGAAAACGTTAGATGCTCGTTTGGGAATGAAGATTGTAGACAATCGAGTTTCTATCAAAAATTACAGCTCTTTGGATAAGTATAATGGAGTTTCTTTGTTAGGAGCTTATAATATTGATGCTGAAGGTATCGTGCCTGCCAAAGAGATGACTTTGGTTGAAAATGGTATTTTCAAAAGTATGTTGAATGGGTGTACCCCGACTTTGTACGCTCCCCAATCAACGGGTAGTTCTCGTTTCTTGTTGTCCAGTAGCAATGGAATGTTTTCCACGGCTCCGGGTACCATTCATATTGAAGTGGAGAAAGGAACGAAACCGGAAAAGATGAAGAGCGCGCTGATTAAAGCTGCTAAAGAAGAAGGTTTGAAGTATGCTTATATCGTGCGGAGTTTAGCGGGTAAAGCTTCTCGTATCTATCGGGTAGATTTGGATGGTAAGGAAACTCAAGTCCGTTTCGGTGATGTGAGTGGCTTGACATTGATAAACCTGAAACGTATGTTGAATATTTCCAGCAAGGAAAATGTAAGCAATTATATTTTGAACGGTCAATTACTATCTTCTTTAATATACCCGTCTTCAATTTTGGTTGAAAACATCGAGATTAATAAATCAGACGTGAAGAAAGACAAAGAGCAAGTATTGACTTTCCCGTTACAACGGTAA